The following are encoded together in the Iodobacter fluviatilis genome:
- a CDS encoding CoA pyrophosphatase, producing MHSSRAAAVLIPLVLHPAGVSVLFTERAAHLSTHAGQVSFPGGAFEKQDIDLVATALRETQEETGIPIERVEVVASLAEYFTISRYRVTPVVGLLQPGFEMAPDPREVAAVFELPLEVLLDVRRYERRMVERNGQRGFTHFLEHDGRVVWGQRRAC from the coding sequence TTGCATAGTAGCCGTGCTGCCGCTGTTTTGATTCCTTTGGTACTGCACCCTGCAGGTGTAAGTGTGTTGTTTACCGAGCGTGCTGCACACCTCTCTACCCATGCAGGGCAGGTGAGTTTCCCCGGGGGCGCGTTCGAAAAACAAGATATAGATCTAGTGGCCACCGCCTTGCGTGAAACCCAAGAAGAGACAGGTATTCCAATTGAGCGAGTTGAAGTGGTGGCAAGCTTGGCCGAGTATTTTACGATTAGCCGGTATAGGGTAACGCCAGTGGTGGGGCTGCTTCAGCCTGGTTTTGAGATGGCACCAGACCCAAGAGAGGTGGCTGCGGTATTTGAGCTGCCTTTGGAAGTATTGCTCGATGTGCGCCGCTATGAGCGCAGGATGGTAGAGCGCAATGGTCAGCGTGGGTTCACCCATTTTTTGGAGCACGATGGGCGAGTGGTATGGGGGCAACGGCGGGCATGCTGA
- the gcvT gene encoding glycine cleavage system aminomethyltransferase GcvT, with translation MSAQLHTTPLNAAHRIANARMVDFGGWDMPVNYGSQIEEHHAVRTDAGMFDVSHMRVVDIKGEQVRAFLTRALANNVAKLKVSGKALYSCLLNPQATVIDDLIVYYFAEDYFRLVVNAGTADKDIAWMQQLNTDWNTGLTITSRNDLAILAVQGPNARAKVWQVLPETQAASSDLKPFNAAQIGDVMIARTGYTGEDGFEVVLPATQIENFWNQLIAAGVRPCGLGARDTLRLEAGMNLYGQDMDETVNPLNAALAWTIDLVSERDFVGKEALLAQGQTQQFLGLLLLDKGGVLRGHQVVHTEQGDGEITSGTFSPSLQQSIAMARLPLGVAIGDTVHVAIRDKKLAARVVKMPFVRNGKSQL, from the coding sequence ATGTCCGCCCAACTCCACACTACCCCACTCAATGCTGCCCATCGTATTGCCAACGCCCGTATGGTCGATTTTGGCGGCTGGGACATGCCAGTAAACTATGGCTCGCAAATCGAAGAACACCACGCTGTTCGCACCGATGCCGGCATGTTTGATGTCAGCCATATGCGTGTGGTGGATATCAAGGGCGAGCAAGTTCGTGCCTTTCTGACCCGCGCCCTTGCCAATAATGTGGCTAAGCTTAAAGTTTCTGGCAAAGCACTCTATTCTTGCTTGCTCAACCCACAAGCCACCGTGATCGACGATTTAATCGTTTATTACTTTGCCGAAGATTACTTCCGCCTTGTGGTGAATGCAGGCACCGCAGACAAAGACATCGCATGGATGCAGCAGCTTAATACCGATTGGAATACCGGCCTCACCATTACTTCCCGTAATGATTTAGCCATTCTGGCCGTACAAGGCCCGAATGCCCGCGCTAAGGTTTGGCAAGTTTTGCCAGAAACCCAAGCTGCCAGTTCAGACCTCAAGCCTTTTAATGCCGCGCAAATTGGCGATGTGATGATCGCCCGCACCGGTTACACCGGCGAAGACGGCTTTGAAGTGGTACTGCCTGCTACTCAAATTGAAAACTTCTGGAATCAACTGATCGCCGCAGGCGTTCGCCCTTGTGGCCTTGGTGCACGCGACACGCTGCGTTTAGAAGCGGGTATGAATTTATACGGCCAAGATATGGACGAAACAGTGAATCCGCTCAATGCAGCACTGGCTTGGACGATTGACCTCGTTTCCGAGCGTGATTTCGTAGGTAAAGAAGCCCTACTGGCTCAAGGCCAAACTCAACAATTCCTGGGCTTGTTGCTACTGGATAAAGGCGGTGTATTGCGTGGCCACCAGGTAGTGCATACCGAACAGGGAGATGGCGAAATCACCAGCGGCACGTTCTCGCCTAGCCTGCAACAATCCATTGCCATGGCGCGTTTACCGCTAGGCGTTGCCATTGGCGACACCGTACACGTAGCCATTCGTGATAAAAAACTAGCCGCCCGCGTCGTAAAAATGCCTTTTGTGCGCAACGGTAAATCACAGCTTTAA
- a CDS encoding SulP family inorganic anion transporter, with protein sequence MLINFKPRSLEIFKNYDRQRLQADITAGICVGIVALPLAMAFAIASGLPPSAGLSTAIIAGFLISLLGGSKVQIGGPAGAFIVVVYAIVQQYGVGNLLLATMLAGVFMFLLGLLGLGALVRHIPVSIVIGFTNGIAVLIAISQLKDFLGLAITDLPAEFFSKTNVIAHALPTIHLATLSIGIFSLAILIVWPILNKYLPSGFQRIPGSILALVIGTLLSQWPELHIATIGSRFGDIPSYLPSPTFPNFTWHSLAAIIQPALTIAVLGAIESLLCARIADSMINDRHNPNQELMAQGIANFVAPLFGGFCATGTIARTVTNINSGANSPIAGMVHALSIFLIMAIAAPFAKLVPLSTLAAILLYVAWNMGEWEEFRRLQHFTANYRTILLATFTLTVVVDLTVAMEVGLLLACVFFITRVSSLTHLNKLELPTALSHQSIEAWSIQGSLFFGSIAKIEALLNPHKTQPKILVLDLSPLLNMDTTGLEALETLQHLLKRQQGVLIICAAGIQPTSLIHRSGFDQQLGEEFLLADRNSAWTLAEQLLTCTPLASKETPT encoded by the coding sequence ATGCTAATAAACTTCAAGCCGCGCTCCCTTGAGATCTTTAAAAATTACGATAGGCAAAGATTACAAGCCGATATTACGGCTGGGATTTGTGTAGGGATTGTAGCGCTTCCTTTAGCAATGGCATTTGCGATTGCCAGCGGGCTTCCCCCATCTGCAGGCTTAAGTACTGCAATTATTGCAGGCTTTTTAATTTCTTTATTAGGAGGATCAAAAGTACAAATTGGTGGCCCTGCAGGTGCATTTATTGTGGTGGTTTACGCCATCGTGCAGCAATATGGCGTGGGTAATTTATTACTCGCCACCATGCTAGCAGGCGTTTTTATGTTTCTATTAGGGCTACTTGGCCTTGGCGCCTTGGTTAGGCATATCCCCGTTTCTATTGTGATTGGCTTTACCAATGGTATTGCCGTACTTATTGCCATATCACAACTAAAAGATTTTTTAGGCTTAGCTATTACAGACTTACCTGCCGAGTTTTTTTCGAAAACAAATGTGATTGCCCACGCGCTCCCTACAATCCATTTAGCCACCCTTTCCATTGGCATTTTTTCTTTAGCCATTTTAATTGTATGGCCCATACTTAATAAATATCTACCCTCAGGGTTTCAGCGCATCCCTGGTAGTATATTGGCCCTAGTCATAGGTACCTTGCTTTCCCAATGGCCAGAGCTGCATATCGCCACTATAGGTAGCCGTTTTGGTGATATTCCTTCGTATCTACCCAGCCCCACCTTTCCTAATTTTACCTGGCATTCGCTTGCAGCCATCATTCAGCCCGCATTAACCATTGCCGTTTTGGGTGCGATTGAATCGTTGCTTTGTGCCCGCATTGCCGATAGCATGATTAACGATAGGCATAATCCAAATCAAGAATTAATGGCCCAAGGCATTGCCAATTTTGTCGCCCCTTTATTTGGGGGATTTTGTGCAACCGGAACGATTGCACGCACCGTTACCAATATTAATAGTGGTGCCAATAGCCCTATTGCGGGGATGGTTCACGCTTTATCAATTTTTCTCATTATGGCAATTGCCGCGCCTTTTGCTAAATTAGTGCCTCTCAGTACTTTGGCGGCCATTTTATTATATGTGGCATGGAATATGGGCGAATGGGAAGAGTTTCGCCGTTTACAGCATTTTACGGCGAATTACCGAACCATTTTACTAGCTACTTTTACCCTTACCGTTGTGGTAGATTTAACCGTGGCAATGGAAGTAGGCTTACTGTTAGCCTGTGTGTTTTTTATTACCCGCGTGTCCAGCCTTACCCACTTAAATAAACTGGAATTACCCACGGCTTTAAGCCATCAAAGTATTGAAGCGTGGAGTATTCAAGGTTCTTTATTTTTTGGCTCGATTGCTAAAATAGAAGCACTACTCAATCCGCATAAAACTCAGCCAAAAATCTTAGTTTTAGATTTATCACCACTGCTAAATATGGACACCACAGGGCTTGAAGCGCTAGAAACCCTGCAACATTTACTTAAACGGCAACAAGGTGTATTGATTATTTGCGCAGCGGGAATTCAGCCCACCTCCCTTATTCACCGCTCTGGTTTTGATCAACAATTAGGCGAAGAATTTCTTCTTGCCGATAGAAATAGTGCTTGGACTCTAGCGGAGCAACTCCTCACTTGTACTCCCCTAGCTTCAAAAGAAACACCCACTTAG
- the gcvP gene encoding aminomethyl-transferring glycine dehydrogenase, with the protein MTTASLSHLEDHAAFVARHIGPNAAEEAAMLATLGYATRSDLIKNIVPTAIARADALPLGEFTTAKSEAEALATLKAIAGKNILKKNFIGQGYYGTHTPSVILRNILENPAWYTAYTPYQPEISQGRLEAIINFQQMICDMTGMAIANASMLDEGTAAAEAMTLLMRMSKSKSTIFYVAADVLPQTREVITTRAAPLGIEVRTGLGEAGDGFGVLLQYPGVNGDVPDYRNLVADLHAKGTLVVVAADLLALTLLAAPGEWGADVVVGNSQRFGVPLGFGGPHAGFLATRDEFKRSMPGRLVGITIDAQGKSAYRLALQTREQHIRREKATSNICTAQVLLAVMASMYAVYHGPAGLKRIAHRVHRLTSILAAGLKQLDVKVVNGSWFDTLTISVKDATQVHALAYEQGLNLRHIDASTVGISLDETSTREDIAALWHVFSGGKTLPTVDALDAEIAGALPSELLRQTDFLTHPTFNRYHSETEMMRYLRGLADKDLALDRTMIPLGSCTMKLNAASEMMPVTWPEFANVHPFAPNAQTAGYREMIAQLEDMLCAATGYAGVSLQPNAGSQGEYAGLLIIKAYHASRNDAERNIVLIPASAHGTNPASAQMAGLSVVVVACDEAGNIDLADLRAKADKHSQNIAAIMITYPSTHGVFEESVTEVCEIVHGHGGQVYIDGANMNAMVGLCAPGQFGGDVSHLNLHKTFCIPHGGGGPGVGPVAVAAHLVPFLPNQQSSGYVRGEQGIGAVSAAPYGSAAILPISWMYIAMMGAEGLKSATEMAILNANYIAKCLAPFYPVLYSGHDGLVAHECILDLRPLKDASGISNEDVAKRLMDYGFHAPTMSFPVPGTLMVEPTESESKVELDRFIDAMIAIRSEIDRVVSGEWTLADNPLVNAPHTVEVLTAETWEHGYTRATAAFPLESVKRNKYWPPVGRADNVYGDRNLFCACLPMSDYE; encoded by the coding sequence ATGACCACTGCATCTCTTAGCCATCTTGAAGATCACGCCGCTTTTGTGGCCCGCCATATCGGCCCTAACGCTGCGGAAGAAGCCGCAATGTTGGCCACGCTGGGCTATGCAACACGCTCCGATCTGATTAAAAACATCGTTCCTACAGCGATTGCCCGCGCAGACGCGCTGCCGCTTGGTGAATTCACCACCGCAAAAAGCGAAGCGGAAGCTTTAGCCACGCTGAAAGCGATTGCAGGCAAAAACATCCTAAAGAAGAATTTCATTGGTCAGGGCTATTACGGCACCCACACGCCAAGCGTGATTCTGCGCAACATCTTGGAAAACCCAGCTTGGTACACGGCTTACACGCCATACCAGCCAGAAATCAGCCAAGGCCGCTTGGAAGCCATTATTAACTTCCAGCAAATGATTTGCGATATGACCGGCATGGCCATTGCCAATGCATCGATGCTAGATGAAGGCACGGCGGCTGCCGAAGCTATGACGCTGTTAATGCGCATGAGCAAAAGCAAATCGACCATTTTCTATGTCGCCGCCGATGTGCTGCCACAAACCCGCGAAGTGATCACCACCCGTGCTGCGCCACTGGGCATTGAAGTGCGCACCGGTCTTGGCGAAGCTGGGGACGGCTTTGGCGTGCTATTGCAATACCCTGGCGTAAACGGCGATGTGCCTGATTACCGCAATCTGGTGGCTGATTTACACGCCAAGGGTACTTTAGTGGTTGTTGCTGCTGACTTGCTGGCGCTCACCCTGCTGGCTGCACCAGGCGAATGGGGTGCAGATGTGGTGGTGGGTAATAGCCAACGCTTTGGTGTACCGCTTGGCTTTGGTGGCCCGCACGCTGGCTTTTTAGCCACTCGCGATGAATTCAAACGCTCGATGCCAGGCCGCTTGGTCGGCATTACCATTGATGCGCAAGGCAAGAGCGCTTACCGCCTTGCTCTGCAAACCCGCGAGCAACATATCCGCCGCGAAAAAGCCACTTCCAATATCTGTACCGCACAAGTATTGCTCGCCGTGATGGCCAGCATGTACGCCGTTTACCACGGCCCAGCCGGCTTAAAACGCATCGCGCATCGCGTACACCGCTTAACTAGCATCCTTGCAGCGGGCTTAAAGCAGCTAGATGTAAAAGTCGTCAACGGCAGCTGGTTTGATACGCTCACAATTAGCGTTAAAGACGCTACTCAAGTACACGCACTGGCGTATGAGCAAGGCCTAAATCTGCGCCATATCGATGCCAGCACGGTCGGCATTTCTCTGGATGAAACCAGCACTCGCGAAGACATCGCTGCGTTGTGGCATGTATTTTCAGGCGGTAAAACCCTGCCAACGGTTGATGCATTAGATGCAGAAATCGCAGGCGCATTACCGAGCGAACTATTACGCCAGACGGATTTCCTGACTCACCCAACATTTAACCGCTATCACTCCGAAACCGAGATGATGCGCTATCTGCGTGGCTTGGCAGATAAAGATTTAGCCCTTGATCGCACTATGATTCCGCTGGGTTCTTGCACCATGAAGCTGAACGCGGCCAGCGAAATGATGCCGGTCACTTGGCCAGAATTCGCCAATGTTCACCCGTTTGCGCCAAATGCACAAACAGCGGGCTACCGCGAAATGATCGCCCAGCTGGAAGACATGCTTTGCGCGGCAACCGGTTATGCAGGTGTGAGCTTGCAGCCAAACGCAGGCAGCCAAGGCGAATACGCAGGCCTGTTGATTATCAAGGCTTACCACGCTTCTCGTAACGATGCGGAGCGCAATATCGTGTTAATCCCCGCTTCTGCACACGGCACTAACCCCGCTTCTGCACAGATGGCAGGCCTCTCCGTGGTGGTGGTGGCTTGTGATGAAGCAGGTAATATCGATCTAGCCGATTTACGCGCCAAGGCCGATAAGCACAGCCAGAATATTGCGGCGATTATGATCACCTACCCAAGCACGCACGGCGTGTTTGAAGAATCGGTTACAGAAGTGTGCGAAATCGTGCACGGCCACGGCGGCCAAGTGTATATCGACGGTGCAAATATGAATGCTATGGTGGGCCTGTGCGCACCTGGCCAGTTTGGCGGCGATGTCAGCCACTTAAACCTGCACAAAACATTCTGCATTCCCCACGGCGGCGGCGGCCCAGGTGTTGGCCCGGTAGCGGTAGCAGCACACTTAGTACCGTTTTTGCCTAATCAGCAAAGCAGCGGCTATGTGCGAGGCGAGCAAGGTATTGGCGCAGTGAGCGCTGCGCCTTACGGCTCGGCAGCGATTTTGCCTATCTCATGGATGTATATCGCCATGATGGGCGCAGAAGGCCTGAAAAGCGCGACTGAAATGGCGATTCTGAACGCCAACTACATCGCCAAATGCCTAGCTCCTTTTTACCCAGTGCTCTACAGCGGCCACGATGGTTTGGTTGCGCACGAATGTATTCTGGACCTGCGCCCACTCAAAGACGCCAGCGGCATCAGCAATGAAGATGTAGCAAAACGCCTGATGGATTACGGCTTCCACGCGCCAACCATGAGCTTCCCGGTACCGGGAACGCTAATGGTAGAGCCTACCGAAAGCGAGTCAAAAGTAGAACTTGATCGCTTTATCGACGCCATGATCGCCATCCGCAGCGAAATCGATCGCGTAGTGAGCGGCGAATGGACACTGGCAGATAATCCGCTGGTGAACGCGCCGCATACCGTAGAAGTACTCACAGCAGAAACGTGGGAACACGGCTATACACGCGCCACAGCTGCATTCCCGCTAGAAAGCGTAAAACGTAATAAATACTGGCCACCAGTTGGCCGTGCTGACAACGTTTACGGTGATCGCAACTTATTCTGCGCTTGCTTACCGATGTCTGATTACGAATAA
- a CDS encoding GGDEF domain-containing protein, translating to MKQALTLLNPERYFIAFILFISYVGIGFIHIQQAHLSLGHLAVIWLPAGIGLLMALEIGPAAFILIFFASFTLNAPTYYYINTPNNAYPLITSLSVGIGTALIDVWQAHIATKAWQYFVTKHDRPPLQNPTDLPYFWGKICFIPALFSMTLTHILLSLASIISTQDWLENIQQMLMLIMGDTAGLFIIAPIYASWKSNVFKYRIRPAIPYFFALILIVTLGFLLYSYLLMLILPILLLIAIRFRLAGTSVALLIVFTFLMTGTTHHLGPFFSPNNPPLSFLNLQLFLFSIGLTLHYLALLQELLSHSHLQLETEVTLRTEALAAANQRLEELVTTDELTGVANRREWQRRCDEAIIYARRYQQPLSILLIDIDHFKNVNDQHGHLTGDLTLKELCRVCTAELRASDSFARWGGEEFVLLLPGTTQAEAILAGNKLRIAVENQALVEYHGHKIRITISVGVAMLEDNDSSLDHLLNRADQAMYAAKAAGRNQVQCAISSSTFNQ from the coding sequence ATGAAGCAGGCACTTACATTGCTTAACCCAGAGCGATATTTTATCGCCTTTATACTGTTTATCAGCTATGTGGGCATTGGGTTTATTCATATTCAGCAAGCGCATTTATCCCTAGGCCATCTTGCTGTTATTTGGCTGCCCGCAGGTATAGGCTTATTAATGGCGCTAGAAATTGGCCCTGCCGCATTTATCCTTATTTTTTTTGCAAGCTTCACCCTCAACGCCCCAACCTATTACTATATCAACACCCCAAACAATGCTTACCCATTGATCACATCGCTAAGTGTGGGTATCGGCACGGCACTTATCGATGTATGGCAGGCGCATATAGCCACCAAAGCTTGGCAATATTTTGTTACAAAACATGATCGTCCCCCATTACAAAACCCCACCGACCTCCCCTATTTCTGGGGGAAAATTTGCTTTATCCCTGCCCTATTTAGCATGACGCTCACCCATATTTTGCTCAGCCTAGCCAGTATTATTAGCACGCAGGATTGGCTCGAAAATATTCAGCAAATGTTGATGCTCATCATGGGGGACACCGCGGGGCTATTTATCATCGCTCCGATTTACGCTAGCTGGAAATCTAACGTCTTCAAATATAGAATCCGCCCCGCCATCCCTTATTTTTTTGCTTTAATCTTGATCGTTACCCTAGGGTTTTTGCTCTATAGCTATTTACTGATGCTTATTCTGCCTATCTTGCTTTTGATTGCAATTCGATTTCGATTGGCAGGAACCTCAGTGGCATTGCTGATTGTTTTTACCTTTTTAATGACAGGCACCACTCATCACCTCGGGCCTTTTTTTAGCCCCAACAACCCCCCACTTTCTTTTCTTAATTTACAATTATTCCTATTTTCAATTGGGCTAACTTTGCATTACTTAGCGCTATTACAAGAGCTACTCAGCCATAGCCACCTACAATTAGAAACAGAAGTCACCCTCAGAACCGAAGCCTTGGCCGCCGCTAATCAGCGCCTAGAAGAATTAGTCACCACAGACGAGCTAACCGGCGTTGCCAATCGGCGTGAATGGCAGCGCCGCTGTGATGAAGCCATTATTTATGCTCGCCGCTATCAGCAACCGCTGTCTATTTTGCTCATTGATATCGATCACTTCAAAAACGTTAATGATCAACATGGGCATTTAACAGGTGATTTAACCCTAAAAGAGCTATGCCGCGTTTGCACTGCTGAGCTACGTGCATCCGATAGTTTTGCCCGCTGGGGTGGTGAGGAGTTTGTGCTGTTACTCCCTGGCACCACGCAGGCAGAGGCTATTTTAGCGGGCAATAAATTACGCATCGCGGTAGAGAATCAAGCCCTAGTGGAATACCATGGACATAAAATTCGTATTACCATCAGCGTGGGTGTGGCCATGCTAGAAGACAACGACAGCAGCTTAGACCATCTATTAAATCGGGCCGATCAAGCGATGTACGCCGCAAAAGCTGCTGGCCGCAATCAAGTACAGTGTGCAATTAGCTCTAGTACATTTAATCAATAA
- the gcvH gene encoding glycine cleavage system protein GcvH: MSIPANLKFTDTHEWLRLEADGSITIGITNHAQEALGDIVFLELPAAGTRYAKNDACGVVESVKAASDIYAPLAGVIVESNDDLTNAPEQVNTDAYDAWLFKITPDNAADLDTMLSAADYEKAIG; the protein is encoded by the coding sequence ATGTCTATCCCTGCAAATTTGAAATTCACTGACACTCACGAATGGCTTCGTCTTGAAGCGGATGGCAGCATCACCATCGGCATCACCAACCATGCTCAAGAAGCGTTGGGCGATATCGTGTTTTTGGAATTGCCAGCAGCCGGCACTCGCTACGCTAAAAACGACGCTTGTGGTGTGGTTGAGTCAGTTAAAGCTGCCAGCGATATCTACGCGCCATTGGCAGGTGTGATTGTTGAAAGCAATGACGACTTGACCAACGCTCCAGAGCAAGTCAACACCGACGCTTACGATGCCTGGTTATTCAAAATCACCCCAGACAACGCAGCCGACCTCGACACTATGCTGAGCGCTGCCGATTACGAAAAAGCCATCGGCTAA
- a CDS encoding BCCT family transporter, producing the protein MSTITPSRFHHTLSMPVFLPSMILIGVLLAICTLNPTAAEQIFSHGQAWISENFSWFYIISVAIFIITLIAIACSPYGNIRLGPDDAKPEYNFTSWVAMLFAAGMGIGLMYFGVGEPMQHYLSPPLAEGSTMAAAREAMNMTFFHWGFHAWAIYCLVGLVLAYFGFRYNLPLTIRSGLYPILRDRINGPIGHAVDVFALCGTIFGIATTLGFGILQISAGINALTGWDTSGLDFKYGLIAVVIGLAGCSAASGLDKGVRRLSELNLSLAIILMLFVLFAGPTLFLLGAFGDNLGHYFSSIVELTFRSYTYEPTQKEGWFSGWTLLYWAWWISWSPFVGMFIARISRGRTLREFIIGVMLIPALFNLVWMTIFGNTAIWLDMHTAAGALTQTAGHVDALLFKFFEYLPLAKVTSSIAILLIAVFFVTSADSGAFVLNTIATRGAEKSPAWQCLFWAVLLGVTAAILLTTGGLKALQAVTLIAALPFTAIMLLLCFSLCKGLAADREHFSQKFSPGTTFWTGQHWRIRLAQILQESRLSDVEKFIAKSVEPALKEVAAELQKKGLEASVLIGEDKAVSLIVPQTNLRNFVYGVRPLKQPVPAFALRDASLPMSSRPHHYVPITFFEDGRQGYDVQYMIQQELIADVLKQYERYLSLVHNKDTHLLNSAPGHT; encoded by the coding sequence ATGAGTACCATCACTCCATCCCGTTTTCATCACACCCTCAGCATGCCGGTATTTCTACCCAGCATGATTTTAATCGGCGTTTTACTCGCCATTTGTACCCTCAACCCCACCGCAGCAGAACAAATATTCTCGCATGGCCAAGCTTGGATTTCGGAAAATTTCAGCTGGTTCTACATTATATCCGTTGCCATTTTCATCATCACCCTTATCGCTATCGCCTGCAGCCCATACGGGAATATCCGCCTTGGCCCAGACGATGCTAAGCCTGAGTATAATTTCACCTCTTGGGTCGCCATGCTGTTCGCCGCAGGCATGGGAATTGGCCTGATGTATTTTGGCGTGGGCGAGCCCATGCAGCATTACTTATCGCCACCACTGGCCGAAGGCAGCACCATGGCTGCCGCCCGTGAAGCGATGAATATGACATTCTTTCACTGGGGCTTTCATGCTTGGGCGATTTACTGCTTGGTAGGCCTAGTACTGGCTTATTTTGGCTTTCGCTACAATCTGCCATTGACGATCCGCTCCGGCCTCTACCCCATTTTGCGAGACAGAATCAACGGCCCAATTGGGCACGCCGTCGATGTATTTGCCCTTTGTGGCACCATTTTTGGTATCGCCACCACCCTAGGCTTTGGCATTTTACAAATAAGCGCGGGGATTAACGCCCTTACCGGCTGGGACACCTCTGGGCTTGACTTTAAGTACGGCTTAATTGCCGTCGTGATTGGTTTAGCTGGCTGTTCGGCCGCATCAGGCTTAGATAAAGGCGTGCGCCGCTTAAGCGAACTAAACCTTAGCCTCGCCATTATCCTGATGCTATTTGTATTATTTGCTGGACCAACGCTCTTTCTGCTTGGCGCTTTTGGTGACAATCTTGGCCATTATTTTTCCAGCATTGTTGAGCTCACTTTCCGCTCTTACACCTATGAACCAACGCAAAAAGAAGGCTGGTTTAGTGGCTGGACGCTACTCTATTGGGCTTGGTGGATTTCATGGTCGCCATTTGTGGGGATGTTTATTGCGCGTATTTCCCGTGGCCGTACCTTGCGTGAATTTATCATCGGCGTGATGCTGATTCCCGCACTATTTAATCTGGTTTGGATGACTATTTTTGGTAACACCGCCATCTGGCTGGATATGCATACTGCTGCGGGCGCTTTAACGCAAACTGCGGGTCATGTAGATGCTTTGCTATTTAAATTCTTTGAATATCTGCCACTGGCTAAGGTGACTTCTTCAATAGCCATCTTGCTGATTGCAGTGTTTTTTGTCACTTCGGCCGATTCAGGAGCCTTTGTGCTCAATACCATAGCAACCCGTGGTGCAGAGAAATCACCAGCTTGGCAGTGCCTATTTTGGGCCGTTTTACTTGGCGTGACTGCAGCGATCCTACTCACAACAGGTGGTTTAAAAGCATTGCAGGCCGTTACCTTAATTGCAGCCCTGCCTTTCACTGCCATTATGCTGCTGCTTTGCTTCAGCCTATGTAAAGGCTTAGCTGCTGATCGTGAACACTTCTCACAGAAGTTTTCACCTGGCACAACCTTTTGGACTGGCCAACACTGGCGCATACGCCTAGCGCAAATTCTGCAAGAGTCTCGCTTAAGCGATGTTGAAAAATTTATCGCAAAAAGCGTAGAGCCGGCTCTCAAAGAAGTAGCCGCCGAGCTGCAAAAGAAAGGCTTAGAAGCCTCTGTACTAATAGGCGAAGATAAAGCTGTTTCTTTGATTGTGCCACAAACCAATCTACGCAATTTTGTATACGGTGTGCGGCCATTAAAACAACCCGTACCTGCTTTTGCCCTGCGTGATGCATCACTACCCATGTCTAGCCGTCCCCATCATTACGTACCCATCACCTTCTTTGAAGACGGCCGCCAAGGCTACGATGTGCAATATATGATTCAGCAAGAGCTCATTGCCGACGTATTAAAACAATACGAACGCTACCTAAGCTTGGTACACAATAAAGACACCCATCTACTGAACTCTGCACCTGGGCATACTTAA